The window AAAAAGAACAGGATCACGAGCTTACAAATCGAACATCATAAAGCTTTAGCTCGGTCCGATAAACTGTCAAGCTCGGCTCGATAAGTTTAACTAACGATCTCGAACGAATTTTTTACTAAGTCGAGCTCCGAGTAACTCGTGAGCGATTTGATTCATTTACGTCCCTACTTCTGATATTCTTCTGCTAATTTTACGTATTTGCTGAATTCCATCAAGTGCACTTTCATGTTTTACAGCAtatcaccaaaacttataattaccGGGAAAAATAAGAACATGATATCATTTTTAACAATATAGTAAAAATATATGCATCTatattcaattaaaatattaaatgataaatttatttgataCATTTAGCTTGCCATAAGATGTTCAATTGATCGATCATTTCGGCGTGATCGAATTATAAAAAACTAAaccaattaaattttatttggttAAATCTAACTTGCCATTTACCAAATCAAACCAATCGaatatacatataaatctacttcaaaatatacatacacacattaATCAGAataactaattttttaaaaaagatagaATACAACTAAATTAACTAAAACTGAAATATGCGTAAAATCCAtgcaaaataattcaaatcttttgaaatttattatccAAATTATTAGAATAACTAATGTACGTTGTCCAACTAAATAGAGATGCGTTCCATCTTTTGCTCTTACTTAACAGTCAATTCTGGaatatgtttttgttttgtGCAGATCTATCAATGTTAATATGGTAGAAAAATAGAACTTGCAGTGAAATGGAAAATTGTTTATTGTAAGTCAATGCTCGAAAGAAAGTACGAGAAGGAGACGTGCTAAGCTTCGAAAAGTCAAACGCTCATTTTTCAACTTTCCCTAGTAGCCACGAATCTAAACTCCATTTTTCTTGATCTTTGAAGAGTTCATTCTTCATTCTGTTGTGTTCTTTTCTCAAGAATCCGACCTTTAACTTTGCCTGCTCTTCAATCGGGAGCGAGCCAATTACTTCACACTACAGTTCAGTTTCTCTCGAGTTCTACGGTTCTTTTCCGAGTGATCGGCTCTGTTTTTGATATCCTAAGATTTCAACTTTATGGTTTATTTGTAAACCCTTTACTCTGTGTGATTTCTGTACCCAAAGTCTTGATCTTTGGAAGCATATTATTTATTGATTGAATTCATCCGTCCCGTTCGAAGCATATTATTTATTGCAAACAATACGCGTTTCCTTTCTTGAACACGACATTTGTCCCCATAGAAATTCAATTATTCATGTAAGATTCATTGATTTACTAAGAatgaaatttgtttttcttGGGATGGAATAACTAAAGACTCGATCTTGATTTGGTTTCCCGCGAACAATGAAGCTTCTAGTGCGCGTAATCGAAGCAAGAAACCTACCGGCAATGGACCCAAACGGGTTCAGTGATCCGTATGTGAAATTACAGTTAGGGAGGCAGAGGTACAGGAGCAAAGTTATCAAGAAATGCTTGAACCCTTCATGGTGTgaggaattttattttaaagtcgATGATTTGAAAGAAGAGCTTCTTATATCTGTTTTTGATGAAGACATGTTCTTCAATGATGATTTTATTGGGGAGGTCAAGGTGCCCGTTTCTTGGGTTTTTGAAGCCAAGGACAAGTCCCTTGGCACTATTTGGTTCTCCTTGCAGCCTAAGGATAGAAAGGCCAAGAACAAAGATTGTGGTATGGATTTAACTTAATGTTTTTTCTCTAATGGGCATTGTTGATTATGTACTTTGAGATCACCGGTGATGAAATTTCCGATTTTGAGTTTATGATGCTAAAATAGCTGTTCAATTTAGGATATGTTTGGTTGAATAATAGGTCAATGGAGAGTTTGATATGTTGAGTGATAGCTTAGTTTAATTTCCATCTTTTCTTTATTTATGATGGATGATGGAGtgatttttcataaataaaaagatgGGATGTTTAGTAGAAGTCCTGATTTAGTTCATCAGCTGATAATTGACAAGTGCTCTATTCTCATATATAGGTGAAATTCTTCTCACAGTGTGTGTGTCAAATAATAACTCATTATTGGATGTGCCACAATTCAGTGATTCTGTAAACTTAAACTCGCCAAGAAAGCCTGTAGATTCTCTAGGCTCGCCAAGGAAGTCTTCTTCTCTAAGACCATCTTCCCCTATGAGGGTAGAAGATTCTGTCCCGTCTAGAGAGGAAAAATTATATCAAACAACATTAGCTGGTCGAATTGctcaaatttttaataaaaatgtggACTCAATGCCTGTTGCTACTGCTGATGCAACTGATGCAGCAGAGTTAACCCAAGGTGTGGGTTCCGTGGTGTTGGAGGGCAAGTTGCCCGAAGAAAAATCCTCATCGGTTGATTTTGAAGAATTGATGAAAAGTATGGAGATGAGCGACCGAGGAGGCGAAATTCCAAGTAGCTTATCTGGAGGGATAGTTGTGGACCAACTGTATGGAGTAAGGCCACAGGAGCTGAACTCAATACTCTTTTCGCCTGATTCAAACTTTTTGAAGTCTTCATCGGACTTACAAGGTTCTACTGATTTGTTGATAGGACCCTGGAAATTTGAGAATGAAGGTGAAAGCCTTACAAGAGTGGTTTCCTATACTAAAGCTCCGAGTAAATTGATTAAAGCTTTAAAAGCTATAGAGGAGCAAACATATTTGAAAGCTGACTCAAAGACATTTGCTGTTTTAGCCTCTGTGAGCACTCCAGATGCTCCATATGGGAAAACTTTTAGGGCAGAAGTGCTTTACTGCATTGCTCCAGGGCCAGATCAACCATCCGGGGAGCAGTCATCTCGGCTGGTAATCTCTTGGCGGGTTAACTTTTTGCAAAGCACTATGATGAAAGGCATGATTGAAGGGGGAGCGAGACAAGGCATAAAGGACAGCTTTGACCAGTATCAGAAGTTGCTCTCCCAGAATGTAAAGCCGGTTGACATTAAAGATATCGGGTCCGAGAAAGATCAACTTTTGGCAACTCTTCAGGCTGAGAGCCAGTCCGACTGGAAATTGGCGGTTCAGTATTTTGTGAATTTCACAGTGTTCTCGACCATTTGCATAGGGTTATATGTTATTGTGCATATATGGCTGGCCATGCCTAGCACAATTCATGGTCTTGAGTTTATTGGTTTGGACTTGCCTGATTCCATTGGTGAATTGTTTGTGTCTGGAATACTAGTTCTGCAAGGCAAACAAGCGTTAGAGTTGATGTCTCGATTTATTCAGGCAAGATTGCAAAAAGGTATTCAAATAGAATTATTCATAATTGTGTAGTTTCTGGGGTTAATGACAACCTATCTGACGATGCGAATTTTACCCCTTTCCATTACTATGTTGAAGGCACGGATCATGGACTCAAAGCACAAGGGAAAGGTTGGTTGCTCACGGTTGCCTTAATTGAAGGAAGTAGTTTTGCAGCTGTTGACTCAAGTGGGTTCTCGGATCCTTATGTGGTATTCACTTGCAACGGGAAAACGAGAACCAGCTCTATCAAGTTCCAGAAATCTGACCCTCTTTGGAACGGTAAATTTAGGATCTTTTTGTTCTATTGGTTGCTAATTGTGTGATATGTTTCTTTCTAAGATTGAGATGTAGTTCACTCTTATTTTGGGGTTATGTTTTGTGTTCAATTTCCACTGAGATCCATGTCTCATGcagaaatttttgaatttgatgcAATGGATGAGCCTCCATCTGTGTTGGATATGGAAGTTTTCGATTTTGATGGGCCCTTTGATGAAGCTATATCACTTGGGCGCActcagattaatttcttgaaaTCTAGTGTTTCAGATTTATCTGATGTATGGATTACTCTTGAAGGAAAGTTAGCTCAAGCATGCCAGTCAAAGTTGCATTTAAGAATTTTCTTGAATGATACAAGGGGTAGCAATGTCGTGAAAGATTATATAACTAAGATGGAAAAGGAGGTCGGAAAAAAGGTGAAATTCTTTCTGTCTTATGGATTCACTTCACGGTCAAATTACAcattttgttttctctttaaTCAATGCATGAATTGTTTGCAGATAAGAGTTCGTTCTCCTCAAACAAATTCAGCATTTCAAAAGCTTTTCGGACTTCCACCTGAGGAGTTTCTCATCAATGACTTTGCTTGCCACTTGAAACGGAAAATGCCTCTCCAGGTATATTTTTCGGCAACTGTTAGAAATCAAAGAATATATTGTGGaatttagatattatattaataatttatgatGCATCTTTTGTATAATTCCAATGTGTTTTAGttgtaataaatattatatcaagatATTTTTACTTCTATAAAAGTGAATACAGAGGGGTGATTATTTCATTTAAAACTAGGAGAGTTTATCAGAGTTTTATTCCCGTGTTGTGTTGTAAATGTAGGCCTTTATGATTGAAATACAAGGATCTTATATTGTCTTGTGTTGTGTTTCAttgcatcttcttcttcttttttttatcattgGACACTAGCCAATAAGCCAAATCATTTAAGTTGGAATTAACAAATCCAACTCCCACTTTTATGCGTTTACACAATTTAGGTAATTGTTAATGATTTATTGATATGATGGCAGGGCCGTCTCTTCCTGTCGCCAAGAATTATCGGGTTCCACGCCGATCTATTTGGTCGGAAAACCAAGTTTTACTTTCTCTGTGAAGATATAGAAGATATTCAAGTTATACCTCCAACTTTGTCATCAATGGGAAGTCCAATCATCATCATGACACTAAGGCCCGGAAAAGGTTTTGATGCACGTCATGGAGCGAGGACACAGGATGCAGAAGGCAGACTGAATTTTCATTTTCACTCATTCGTATCTTTCAATATCGCTCACAGGTAATAATCATGATTCTACTAAGTCTCACTTCTTTCCTGAATGGCTTATCTGACGCGTGTTAGAATGATTTTTGCTCAcgattttttacattttctacgTATTCATGATTTATCCCAGTTTCTTTTTCTAAAAGAAAACTTGTGAATACTGTTCAGAACAATCATGGTACTCTGGAAGGCAAGAGCCTTGACTCCTGCACAAAAGGTTGAAATGGTTGAGGAAGAATCCAATTCTAATAGTGAAGAAACTGCTGTAGAGGACTCCATAGCCAAAAAGGTCCAAGCTGCAGAGGAACTCGAGGCTCAAAATCTTCACGCGGGAGATGATGAAAATGAACTAAGACCCCTTCAAACTGAGGAGAGCGGATCTTTTATTGGAATCGAGGATGTTAACATGTCTATGGCTTATTCTTCAATCCTATCTCTTCCTGTGAGTGTTGAACCTTTTGCACCACCATTTATTTACGTTTTTGTTTAGATCAGATCGATTTTCTCTGCTATGAGATTTTGATTCTCCATGCAATCCATATTTGCTTCGTGTGTATGTTGAGATGTTAAAAGTTTTCATTCATTACTTCCAGACTAGTTTCTTTATGGAGTTGTTCAGAGGGGGTGAAATTGATCAAAATGTCATGGAACGAGCCGGATGCCTCAACTACTCTCACACCCCCTGGGAATCTGAAAATTCGGATGTTTATCAGAGACAACTATATTACAAATTCGATAAACATGTATCCCGTTACAGAGGAGAAGTGACCAGCACTCAGCAAAAGTCTACGCTTCCCGATAGAAATGGTTGGCTTATAGAAGAGGTCATGACTCTCCACGGGGTTCCTCTTGGCGACTATTTCACTGTAAGAGCATTTCTGACCAACTACATGAAATATCTTTGGCTCGAGTCTTGACttgtatgatttatatttttttctgacGAAAAACAAACATGTGTGGATCTAGCAAAGgccaagtgaaaattttgagattttatcagtaatttttttctgaaaaattctaCTTTCCTCCCCTCATGAACACCGGTCTAGTTCCCCTAGTACAAAATCATGGCTCTGTCCTGATGCAAGATTCCTTTTACTGATTACGCGTGATGGTTTTTATGCAGCTTCATTTAAGGTATCAAGTCGAAGATTTACCTTCAAGGTCCGTAGGATGCAATGTCCAAGTATACATTGGAATCGCGTGGTTGAGATACACAATATATCAAAAGAGAATCACAAAAAACATCCTGTCTAATTTGCAGGATCGCCTGAAAATCATGTTCAGCGTCCTGGAGAAGGAATACATTTCAGGGGCATAGATTGCTGATTGGAAAGAACAAATCTTTTTTGTATTCTGCGGAGAGGAGCGATTGCCTCTAAATCTGACATAAGTTGGATGAAGCTCGGTTACGAAATACACGTTATTGACAAGCCTGGTGCAGATGGGGTATCATTCCATGTCTGTAACTTTTGTTCATTGCAcagttatgatttttatatatgtgAAAGTGTATGCAATGCTTTGAGCGCCACATGTTAGTTGGAAAAATGTAACTGGATCCATTTTTTGGGGTCTTAGAAGATGGTATACCTTTCTTCTGTAAATGTTGAATTTGCTCTAGGTGATCCATGGACAATGGAATATacacaaaaacttgtgtgagacgatcgcacgggtcgtattttgtgagacggatatcttatttgggtcatctatgaaaaagtattattttttattgtgaatattggtaggattgatccgtctcacagataaagattcatgagaccgtctcacaagagacctaatcATGGATATAATGTGttgctttgtttttttttttcccccctTTTTCGGGACCATGAAGTTACTCAAACATAATTTGTTTGAGCTCGAAGATAACAAAACTTGTGGTCAATGGTTTATATTTCATCTGACACTTAAGTCTCAAATTTGAGACATGAAAAAACTTACGGCCAAGCGCACCGAAACAAAGGAGATTTATAACCTACGGGTTTCATGGTAAGAACGGCGAGATAGAAGAGTTGCTCGTTATTTGAGTGAATTGTCTGGTTCGAATGATAGATGGCAAGAATAGATATTGTAATATTCTGTAAAtgataattatatcattttctcataaatttttttaaaatatatcattttaattaattttaaaaaaaaattgagttggAATATTTGttgaactaaaaataaaatattatttttgttgtgaaaaagtaaaaatttacggtaaaaaagtaaaaatctcaaactctcaaaattatcacactacacactttataatatttttctctcaactcaattgtgattttcttcacaaatgagagatctatttatagaaaatttttacaaataatccaaaaataaaatacatcattacctacatcatcacacactaattttcaatattcaacacctaattttacctaattttcaacattcaacattcacattttcaacacaaatatttaacacatttttaaataatatttcaacactcccccttgtgatgatgatcataatgattgtatacattacgtgtttttatactgcctcgttaaaaaccttactaggaaaaacccattgggataaaaaccatagtaagggaaaaagagtgcagtcacgtaaactccccctcatgttgacacgaacaattcttcacaaatttcgtagattgcgcatcccaatattatatatgtgctttctgaatattgtcgtaggaagtgcctttgtgaagagatctgatgagttttcacttgattgaatgtgacgaacatcaatacatttattcttctcaagctccttggtgaatgcgaagaacttaggaggaatatgtttagttctgtcgctttttatgtatccttctttcatttgagcaacacatgcagcattatcttcatatagtatcacaggcttctcgtcgaatgataatccgcatgagatttggatatgttgagtcattgattttaaccacacacattcacggcttgcttcatgtagtgcaataatctcggcatgatttgatgaagttgttacaagtgtttgtttctgtgaacgccaagaaattgcagtgcctccacgagtaaatacatatccagtttgagaacgtgctttgtgtggatcagataagtatccagcatcggcataaccaattatacttggattagcatcttttgaatacaaaagtcccaagtctgtcgttcctcgtagataacggaatatatgtttaattccgttccaatgtctctttgttggatatgtgctaaatcttgccaataaatttacggcaaaagatatatcaggccttgtacaatttgtaagatacataagggcaccgatagcacttagatatggtacttctggaccaagaatatcttcatcatcttcacatggacggaatggatccttttctatgtttaatgatctaacaaccattggagtacttaaaggatttgatttgtccatattaaaacgtttaaggatcttttctgtataatttgtctggtgaacaaatattccacattctttttgttcaatttgtaaacccagacaatacttggtttttccaagatccttcatttcaaattcttctttcaagtatgacacaacttcttgaatttccttatttgttccaatgatgtttaaatcatcaacatatacagcaataattacgcatccggatgttgttttcttaatgaaaacacaagggcatattgaattatttacatatccctttttcatcaagtgatcacttagcctattataccacattctgccggattgcttcaacccatataatgatcttagtaatttcacagaataacattctctgggttttgaactttgtgcttcaggcatcttaaatccttcagggattttcatatatatattactatcaagtgatccatataagtaggctgtaacaacatccataagacgcatttctaaattttcagatactgccaagctaatcaaataccgaaacgtaattgcatccatcacaggagaatacgtttcttcataatcaattccaggcctttgagaaaaaccttgtgcaacaagtcgagctttatatcttactatttcatttttctcatttcgctttcgaataaaaacccatttgtatccaacaggttttacaccttcaggtgtaaggactataggtccaaaaacattacgtttatttagcgaatccaattcaacctggatggcatctttccattttatccaatcctgccgatttttacattcaccaaaagattttggttcatgatcttcattatcatttatgatgtcgattgccacattataagaaaatatatcatcaatttcttctatatcttttcggttccatatttttccagtattaatataattgatagagatttcatgattctcgtcagtttgtggttctgacaaaacattttcatcatcatgtgtttcttcaggaacatcattctctattttgtgatcattatgtgtttcttcaggaacatcattctctattttgtgatcattgtgtttctctatgaattttctttttcgaggatttttatccttggaaccaactggccttccacgcttcaggcgtttaatgacatcatgactatcttcaatttgtttcttcggaatttcaattcgagcaggggcatttgcagcatgtatatatgatttag of the Primulina huaijiensis isolate GDHJ02 chromosome 1, ASM1229523v2, whole genome shotgun sequence genome contains:
- the LOC140980682 gene encoding C2 and GRAM domain-containing protein At1g03370-like isoform X1 translates to MKLLVRVIEARNLPAMDPNGFSDPYVKLQLGRQRYRSKVIKKCLNPSWCEEFYFKVDDLKEELLISVFDEDMFFNDDFIGEVKVPVSWVFEAKDKSLGTIWFSLQPKDRKAKNKDCGEILLTVCVSNNNSLLDVPQFSDSVNLNSPRKPVDSLGSPRKSSSLRPSSPMRVEDSVPSREEKLYQTTLAGRIAQIFNKNVDSMPVATADATDAAELTQGVGSVVLEGKLPEEKSSSVDFEELMKSMEMSDRGGEIPSSLSGGIVVDQLYGVRPQELNSILFSPDSNFLKSSSDLQGSTDLLIGPWKFENEGESLTRVVSYTKAPSKLIKALKAIEEQTYLKADSKTFAVLASVSTPDAPYGKTFRAEVLYCIAPGPDQPSGEQSSRLVISWRVNFLQSTMMKGMIEGGARQGIKDSFDQYQKLLSQNVKPVDIKDIGSEKDQLLATLQAESQSDWKLAVQYFVNFTVFSTICIGLYVIVHIWLAMPSTIHGLEFIGLDLPDSIGELFVSGILVLQGKQALELMSRFIQARLQKGTDHGLKAQGKGWLLTVALIEGSSFAAVDSSGFSDPYVVFTCNGKTRTSSIKFQKSDPLWNEIFEFDAMDEPPSVLDMEVFDFDGPFDEAISLGRTQINFLKSSVSDLSDVWITLEGKLAQACQSKLHLRIFLNDTRGSNVVKDYITKMEKEVGKKVKFFLSYGFTSRSNYTFCFLFNQCMNCLQIRVRSPQTNSAFQKLFGLPPEEFLINDFACHLKRKMPLQGRLFLSPRIIGFHADLFGRKTKFYFLCEDIEDIQVIPPTLSSMGSPIIIMTLRPGKGFDARHGARTQDAEGRLNFHFHSFVSFNIAHRTIMVLWKARALTPAQKVEMVEEESNSNSEETAVEDSIAKKVQAAEELEAQNLHAGDDENELRPLQTEESGSFIGIEDVNMSMAYSSILSLPTSFFMELFRGGEIDQNVMERAGCLNYSHTPWESENSDVYQRQLYYKFDKHVSRYRGEVTSTQQKSTLPDRNGWLIEEVMTLHGVPLGDYFTLHLRYQVEDLPSRSVGCNVQVYIGIAWLRYTIYQKRITKNILSNLQDRLKIMFSVLEKEYISGA
- the LOC140980682 gene encoding C2 and GRAM domain-containing protein At1g03370-like isoform X2 produces the protein MKLLVRVIEARNLPAMDPNGFSDPYVKLQLGRQRYRSKVIKKCLNPSWCEEFYFKVDDLKEELLISVFDEDMFFNDDFIGEVKVPVSWVFEAKDKSLGTIWFSLQPKDRKAKNKDCGEILLTVCVSNNNSLLDVPQFSDSVNLNSPRKPVDSLGSPRKSSSLRPSSPMRVEDSVPSREEKLYQTTLAGRIAQIFNKNVDSMPVATADATDAAELTQGVGSVVLEGKLPEEKSSSVDFEELMKSMEMSDRGGEIPSSLSGGIVVDQLYGVRPQELNSILFSPDSNFLKSSSDLQGSTDLLIGPWKFENEGESLTRVVSYTKAPSKLIKALKAIEEQTYLKADSKTFAVLASVSTPDAPYGKTFRAEVLYCIAPGPDQPSGEQSSRLVISWRVNFLQSTMMKGMIEGGARQGIKDSFDQYQKLLSQNVKPVDIKDIGSEKDQLLATLQAESQSDWKLAVQYFVNFTVFSTICIGLYVIVHIWLAMPSTIHGLEFIGLDLPDSIGELFVSGILVLQGKQALELMSRFIQARLQKGTDHGLKAQGKGWLLTVALIEGSSFAAVDSSGFSDPYVVFTCNGKTRTSSIKFQKSDPLWNEIFEFDAMDEPPSVLDMEVFDFDGPFDEAISLGRTQINFLKSSVSDLSDVWITLEGKLAQACQSKLHLRIFLNDTRGSNVVKDYITKMEKEVGKKIRVRSPQTNSAFQKLFGLPPEEFLINDFACHLKRKMPLQGRLFLSPRIIGFHADLFGRKTKFYFLCEDIEDIQVIPPTLSSMGSPIIIMTLRPGKGFDARHGARTQDAEGRLNFHFHSFVSFNIAHRTIMVLWKARALTPAQKVEMVEEESNSNSEETAVEDSIAKKVQAAEELEAQNLHAGDDENELRPLQTEESGSFIGIEDVNMSMAYSSILSLPTSFFMELFRGGEIDQNVMERAGCLNYSHTPWESENSDVYQRQLYYKFDKHVSRYRGEVTSTQQKSTLPDRNGWLIEEVMTLHGVPLGDYFTLHLRYQVEDLPSRSVGCNVQVYIGIAWLRYTIYQKRITKNILSNLQDRLKIMFSVLEKEYISGA
- the LOC140980682 gene encoding C2 and GRAM domain-containing protein At1g03370-like isoform X3; translated protein: MKLLVRVIEARNLPAMDPNGFSDPYVKLQLGRQRYRSKVIKKCLNPSWCEEFYFKVDDLKEELLISVFDEDMFFNDDFIGEVKVPVSWVFEAKDKSLGTIWFSLQPKDRKAKNKDCELTQGVGSVVLEGKLPEEKSSSVDFEELMKSMEMSDRGGEIPSSLSGGIVVDQLYGVRPQELNSILFSPDSNFLKSSSDLQGSTDLLIGPWKFENEGESLTRVVSYTKAPSKLIKALKAIEEQTYLKADSKTFAVLASVSTPDAPYGKTFRAEVLYCIAPGPDQPSGEQSSRLVISWRVNFLQSTMMKGMIEGGARQGIKDSFDQYQKLLSQNVKPVDIKDIGSEKDQLLATLQAESQSDWKLAVQYFVNFTVFSTICIGLYVIVHIWLAMPSTIHGLEFIGLDLPDSIGELFVSGILVLQGKQALELMSRFIQARLQKGTDHGLKAQGKGWLLTVALIEGSSFAAVDSSGFSDPYVVFTCNGKTRTSSIKFQKSDPLWNEIFEFDAMDEPPSVLDMEVFDFDGPFDEAISLGRTQINFLKSSVSDLSDVWITLEGKLAQACQSKLHLRIFLNDTRGSNVVKDYITKMEKEVGKKIRVRSPQTNSAFQKLFGLPPEEFLINDFACHLKRKMPLQGRLFLSPRIIGFHADLFGRKTKFYFLCEDIEDIQVIPPTLSSMGSPIIIMTLRPGKGFDARHGARTQDAEGRLNFHFHSFVSFNIAHRTIMVLWKARALTPAQKVEMVEEESNSNSEETAVEDSIAKKVQAAEELEAQNLHAGDDENELRPLQTEESGSFIGIEDVNMSMAYSSILSLPTSFFMELFRGGEIDQNVMERAGCLNYSHTPWESENSDVYQRQLYYKFDKHVSRYRGEVTSTQQKSTLPDRNGWLIEEVMTLHGVPLGDYFTLHLRYQVEDLPSRSVGCNVQVYIGIAWLRYTIYQKRITKNILSNLQDRLKIMFSVLEKEYISGA